From Cinclus cinclus chromosome 2, bCinCin1.1, whole genome shotgun sequence, one genomic window encodes:
- the N6AMT1 gene encoding methyltransferase N6AMT1 has translation MALPTPRYQHLGSRGPFRDVYEPAEDTFLLLDALERDAGRLREAGVEICLEIGSGSGVVSTFLASSILGPSALYICTDINPMAAYCTKETALLNNVHLQPVITDLVKGLSPRLNGKVDLLLFNPPYVVTPSEEVKSRGIEASWAGGKQGREVMDRVFPLVPDLLSPGGLFYLVTIKENNPDEILEIMKKSGLKGTQVLSRQAGQEMLTILRFRKS, from the exons ATGGCGCTGCCCACACCGCGGTACCAGCACCTGGGCTCGCGGGGGCCATTTCGGGACGTGTACGAGCCGGCCGAGGACACCTTCCTGCTGCTCGATGCGCTGGAGCGGGACGCGGGCAGGCTGCGGGAGGCTGG AGTCGAGATCTGCCTTGAAATAGGATCTGGATCTGGCGTGGTTTCAACATTTCTGGCTTCTTCCATCCTGGGACCCAGTGCACTGTACAT aTGCACAGATATCAACCCCATGGCAGCTTACTGTACCAAGGAGACAGCTCTGCTTAATAATGTTCACCTGCAGCCTGTCATTACGGACTTG GTCAAAGGATTATCCCCAAGATTAAATGGGAAGGTTGATCTCCTGCTGTTTAATCCACCATATGTGGTGACACCTTCTGAAGAG GTTAAAAGCCGTGGAATAGAggcatcctgggctgggggcaaaCAGGGCAGAGAAGTAATGGATAGAGTTTTCCCATTAGTACCAGACCTGCTTTCACCAGGAGGATTATTCTACTTGGTcacaattaaagaaaataatccag ATGAAATTCtggaaataatgaagaaaagtgGCTTAAAAGGCACACAGGTACTTTCCAGGCAAGCAGGACAAGAGATGCTGACAATCCTCAGATTTAGGAAGTCTTGA